One window from the genome of Streptomyces sp. WZ-12 encodes:
- the snpA gene encoding snapalysin — protein MRTPKTALSAALGLGLAAALAAAAPVSAAPATAHSAPHHSTPASIAAYTGSAAEKANTKAFFNAVMAVAKAKHLANPSLKSVTVTYDASAAPSFADQISQSASIWNGAVQNVKLQAGSGGGDFQYKEGDDPRGSYASTDGHGKGFVFIDHSQAQQYNSVRVVAHETGHVLGLPDHYEGPCSELMSGGGPGPSCQNTQPDANERAQVDQLWANGLAGVHFGG, from the coding sequence ATGAGAACTCCCAAGACGGCGCTGTCGGCTGCGCTCGGTCTGGGCCTCGCCGCCGCGCTCGCCGCGGCCGCACCGGTGTCGGCCGCGCCCGCCACCGCACACTCCGCCCCCCACCACAGCACCCCCGCCTCGATCGCCGCCTACACCGGCTCGGCGGCCGAGAAGGCGAACACCAAGGCGTTCTTCAACGCCGTCATGGCGGTGGCCAAGGCCAAGCACCTGGCCAACCCGTCCCTGAAGTCGGTGACCGTCACCTACGACGCGAGCGCCGCGCCGTCCTTCGCGGACCAGATATCCCAGAGCGCCTCCATCTGGAACGGCGCCGTGCAGAACGTCAAGCTCCAGGCGGGCAGCGGCGGCGGCGACTTCCAGTACAAGGAGGGCGACGACCCGCGCGGTTCGTACGCCAGCACCGACGGCCACGGCAAGGGCTTCGTCTTCATCGACCACAGCCAGGCCCAGCAGTACAACTCGGTCCGCGTGGTCGCCCACGAGACCGGTCACGTGCTGGGGCTGCCGGACCACTACGAGGGCCCGTGCAGCGAGCTGATGTCCGGTGGCGGGCCCGGCCCGTCCTGCCAGAACACCCAGCCGGACGCCAACGAGCGCGCCCAGGTGGACCAGCTCTGGGCCAACGGCCTGGCCGGCGTCCACTTCGGCGGCTGA
- the crcB gene encoding fluoride efflux transporter CrcB, producing MNWLLVVAGAMVGAPLRFLTDRFVQSRHDSVFPWGTLAVNVGGSLVLGVLTGAAGPDLQLLFGTGLCGALTTYSTFSYETLRLAADGARRYAALNVVLSLVAGLAAAGAGLALGQALWR from the coding sequence GTGAACTGGCTGCTGGTGGTGGCCGGTGCCATGGTCGGGGCACCGCTGCGCTTCCTCACCGACCGCTTCGTGCAGTCCCGGCACGACTCCGTCTTCCCCTGGGGGACGCTCGCCGTCAACGTCGGCGGCAGCCTCGTCCTGGGCGTGCTGACCGGCGCCGCGGGCCCGGACCTCCAACTGCTGTTCGGCACCGGCCTGTGCGGGGCGCTGACGACCTACTCGACGTTCTCCTACGAGACGCTGCGGCTGGCCGCCGACGGCGCGCGCCGGTACGCCGCGCTCAACGTGGTGCTCAGCCTGGTGGCCGGACTGGCCGCCGCCGGCGCCGGGTTGGCCCTCGGCCAGGCCCTCTGGCGCTGA
- a CDS encoding DUF190 domain-containing protein, which yields MTDDVTGGTAGRGPAGSPGGPVPAGEPGLRLTVFVGEQDLWHHRPLYAEIVHRARAAGLAGASAFRGIEGFGATSLIHTHRLLSLSEELPVAVIVVDTEERVRAFLPQLTELLAGGGLMTLDPCETIAFRGRAGTAAGGEDSRE from the coding sequence ATGACCGACGACGTGACGGGCGGCACGGCGGGCCGCGGCCCGGCCGGGTCCCCGGGCGGGCCGGTGCCGGCCGGCGAGCCGGGCCTGCGGCTGACCGTCTTCGTCGGCGAGCAGGACCTCTGGCACCACCGGCCGCTCTACGCGGAGATCGTGCACCGCGCCCGCGCGGCGGGGCTGGCCGGGGCGAGCGCCTTCCGCGGCATCGAGGGTTTCGGGGCCACCTCGCTGATCCACACCCACCGACTGCTCTCGCTCAGCGAGGAGTTGCCGGTGGCGGTGATCGTGGTGGACACCGAGGAACGGGTGCGGGCGTTCCTGCCGCAACTGACCGAACTCCTCGCCGGCGGGGGCCTGATGACCCTCGACCCGTGCGAGACGATCGCGTTCCGGGGCCGGGCGGGCACGGCCGCCGGCGGGGAGGACTCGCGCGAGTGA
- the crcB gene encoding fluoride efflux transporter CrcB, with product MDEPARRPLPWQGQWPVIGAVAVGGALGASARYGAGLLWPSARDAFPWTTLLVNVVGCALMGVLMVLITEVWSAHRLLRPFLGTGVLGGFTTFSTYAVDIQRLVGAGRLPLALAYLAGTLLAALAAVALAAATTRALVGPGRRAA from the coding sequence ATGGACGAACCAGCCCGCCGCCCGCTGCCCTGGCAGGGCCAGTGGCCGGTGATCGGCGCGGTGGCCGTGGGCGGCGCCCTCGGCGCCTCGGCCCGCTACGGCGCGGGGCTGCTCTGGCCGAGCGCGCGGGACGCCTTCCCCTGGACCACGCTGCTGGTCAACGTGGTCGGCTGCGCGCTGATGGGCGTCCTGATGGTGCTGATCACCGAGGTGTGGAGCGCCCACCGGCTGCTCCGCCCGTTCCTGGGCACCGGCGTCCTCGGCGGCTTCACCACCTTCTCCACCTACGCGGTGGACATCCAACGTCTGGTGGGTGCCGGCCGGTTGCCGCTGGCCCTGGCCTATCTCGCCGGCACCCTGCTCGCCGCACTGGCCGCGGTGGCGCTCGCCGCGGCCACCACCCGCGCGCTGGTCGGACCGGGGCGGCGGGCGGCATGA
- a CDS encoding FadR/GntR family transcriptional regulator, producing MPLRSTARTSLVELVIEQMERLIADGEWPVGAKIPAEPVLVEQLDVGRNTVREAVRALVHTGMLEPRQGDGTYVRARSGFGAAVQRRLRRAANLEAYEVRSCLERDAARYAAERRTDEDLTALREALAVRGRAWDTGDAARFVEADMRFHRAVAAAAHNGLLAELYEQFSDALREALAAVVDTPLLPDAVRHQFDAHAAIVDAIEARDPDAAERAALTHLAEAAQVLREAPAEPAQKTKTAGATNGTARNDGTQEEAQS from the coding sequence ATGCCGCTGCGCAGTACCGCCCGCACCAGCCTCGTCGAGCTGGTCATCGAGCAGATGGAGCGGCTGATCGCCGACGGCGAGTGGCCGGTCGGCGCGAAGATCCCCGCCGAGCCGGTGCTGGTCGAGCAGTTGGACGTCGGCCGGAACACCGTCCGCGAGGCGGTCCGCGCCCTGGTGCACACCGGAATGCTGGAGCCGCGGCAGGGCGACGGGACCTACGTCCGGGCCCGCAGCGGCTTCGGCGCGGCGGTCCAGCGCCGGCTGCGCCGGGCCGCCAACTTGGAGGCGTACGAGGTCCGTTCGTGCCTGGAGCGCGATGCCGCCCGTTATGCGGCCGAGCGCCGCACGGACGAGGACCTGACCGCGCTGCGGGAGGCGCTGGCGGTGCGCGGCCGGGCCTGGGACACCGGCGACGCGGCCCGGTTCGTGGAGGCGGACATGCGCTTCCACCGGGCGGTCGCGGCCGCCGCGCACAACGGCCTGCTGGCCGAGTTGTACGAGCAGTTCAGCGACGCGCTGCGGGAGGCGCTGGCGGCCGTGGTCGACACGCCGCTGCTGCCCGACGCGGTCCGGCACCAGTTCGACGCGCACGCCGCGATCGTCGACGCCATCGAGGCGCGGGACCCGGACGCCGCCGAGCGGGCGGCGCTGACGCACCTCGCGGAGGCGGCGCAGGTGCTGCGCGAGGCGCCCGCCGAACCGGCCCAGAAGACCAAGACCGCCGGTGCCACCAACGGGACGGCCCGGAACGACGGGACACAGGAGGAAGCCCAGTCATGA
- a CDS encoding CynX/NimT family MFS transporter, with amino-acid sequence MTQGPPTEISEARPAAGPTTAPGGGPAPTGTTGRRALYLGLGVVLLALNLRPALVAVSPLVGTIRTESGMSAAATSLLTALPLLCFGLLAPVAPRLGRRFGMERSLLATMALICLGTGLRLLDSVVALFAGTVVIGAGIAVANVLLPGLIKRDFPARAGLMTGLYSMSLFGGAALAAGITVPVQQAAGLSWQATLACWGALALLALVVWLPQIRTRTDVSEAAARQAAHPVRGLWRSPLAWQVTGFMGLQSLSYYAAAAWLPTVFEDAGMSAGDAGWMLSFSSLLGIAGSFLAPVIVGRRLRAGTLAALGAVLCAAGFVGVWAAPVGGAYLWMTLLGLGQGAAISLALLFIVQRAPDTRHAAQLSSMAQCFGYILAATGPAVLGAVHDASGSWTVPLAVLLVLLVPQVAMGLGAARPQHVAGR; translated from the coding sequence ATGACCCAAGGACCGCCGACGGAGATATCCGAGGCGCGGCCGGCCGCCGGGCCGACGACCGCGCCCGGAGGGGGCCCCGCGCCCACCGGCACCACCGGCCGCCGCGCCCTCTATCTCGGCCTCGGCGTCGTCCTGTTGGCGCTGAACCTGCGCCCGGCGCTGGTCGCGGTCTCCCCGTTGGTCGGCACCATCCGCACCGAGAGCGGGATGTCGGCGGCCGCCACCAGCCTGCTGACCGCGCTGCCGCTGCTCTGCTTCGGACTGCTGGCACCGGTCGCGCCGCGGCTGGGCCGACGCTTCGGGATGGAGCGGTCGCTGCTGGCCACCATGGCGCTGATCTGCCTGGGCACCGGGCTGCGGCTGCTGGACTCGGTGGTGGCGCTGTTCGCCGGGACGGTGGTGATCGGCGCCGGCATCGCCGTCGCCAACGTCCTGCTGCCCGGCCTGATCAAGCGGGACTTCCCGGCCAGGGCCGGCCTGATGACCGGGCTGTACTCGATGTCGCTGTTCGGCGGCGCGGCGCTGGCGGCCGGCATCACCGTCCCCGTGCAGCAGGCCGCGGGGCTCAGTTGGCAGGCCACGCTGGCCTGTTGGGGCGCGCTGGCGCTGCTCGCGCTGGTGGTCTGGCTGCCGCAGATCCGCACCCGCACCGACGTCTCCGAGGCCGCCGCCCGGCAGGCCGCCCACCCGGTGCGCGGGCTGTGGCGCTCCCCGCTGGCCTGGCAGGTCACCGGCTTCATGGGGCTGCAGTCGCTGAGCTACTACGCGGCCGCCGCCTGGCTGCCGACGGTCTTCGAGGACGCCGGGATGAGCGCGGGCGACGCCGGCTGGATGCTGTCGTTCTCCTCGCTGTTGGGGATCGCCGGCTCGTTTCTGGCGCCGGTGATCGTCGGCCGCCGGCTGAGGGCCGGCACCCTGGCGGCGCTGGGCGCGGTGCTGTGCGCGGCGGGCTTCGTCGGGGTCTGGGCGGCGCCGGTCGGCGGCGCGTACCTGTGGATGACGCTGCTCGGCCTCGGCCAGGGCGCGGCGATCAGCCTGGCGCTGCTGTTCATCGTCCAGCGCGCCCCGGACACCCGGCACGCCGCCCAACTCTCCAGCATGGCCCAGTGCTTCGGCTACATCCTCGCCGCCACCGGCCCGGCGGTGCTGGGCGCGGTGCACGACGCCTCGGGCTCCTGGACGGTGCCGCTGGCGGTGCTGCTGGTGCTGCTGGTCCCGCAGGTGGCGATGGGACTCGGCGCCGCCCGGCCGCAGCACGTCGCGGGGCGATGA
- the corA gene encoding magnesium/cobalt transporter CorA, whose translation MISNLRKAVRLPQPRRGAVDLSHPARSPLGTAVVNCAVYVGGVRQDGHRPADEAIRQVRRTGDGFVWIGLHEPSEVEFAGIVELFGLHPLAVEDAVHAHQRPKLEHYDDSLFTVFKTVRYVEHDQLTDTSEVVDTGEIMVFTGADFVITVRHGGHGSLGPLREQLEREPGQLALGPSAVLHAIADLVVDDYLDVAAAVQDDIDDVESEVFSVRGSRGAGRIYQLKRELLDFKRAVTPLDRPLQELATRSPQHIDPRIKTYFRDVADHLDRVREQITGFDELLNSILQAHLAQVANAQNEAMRRMSAWAAILAVPTMVTGVYGMNFAYMPEKNWTFGYPLVMAVMVGVCWLMHRGFKRNGWL comes from the coding sequence ATGATCAGCAACCTCCGCAAGGCCGTCCGGCTGCCGCAGCCGCGTCGCGGCGCGGTGGACCTCAGCCACCCCGCGCGCTCGCCGCTGGGCACCGCCGTGGTGAACTGCGCGGTCTACGTCGGCGGGGTGCGCCAGGACGGTCACCGACCGGCCGACGAGGCGATCCGGCAGGTCCGGCGGACCGGTGACGGCTTCGTCTGGATCGGGCTGCACGAGCCGTCCGAGGTGGAGTTCGCCGGCATCGTCGAGCTGTTCGGGCTGCACCCGCTCGCCGTCGAGGACGCGGTCCACGCCCATCAGCGCCCCAAGCTGGAGCACTACGACGACTCGCTGTTCACGGTCTTCAAGACCGTGCGCTATGTGGAACACGACCAACTCACCGACACCAGCGAGGTCGTCGACACCGGCGAGATCATGGTCTTCACCGGCGCCGACTTCGTGATCACCGTGCGGCACGGCGGCCACGGCTCGTTGGGCCCGCTGCGCGAGCAACTGGAGCGCGAGCCCGGGCAGCTCGCGCTCGGCCCGTCGGCCGTGTTGCACGCCATCGCCGACCTCGTCGTGGACGACTACCTCGACGTCGCCGCCGCCGTCCAGGACGACATCGACGACGTCGAGAGCGAGGTCTTCTCGGTCCGGGGCAGCCGCGGCGCCGGCCGGATCTACCAACTCAAGCGCGAGCTACTGGACTTCAAGCGGGCGGTGACCCCGTTGGACCGCCCCCTCCAGGAGCTCGCCACCCGCTCGCCGCAGCACATCGACCCCCGGATCAAGACCTACTTCCGGGACGTCGCGGACCACCTCGACCGGGTCCGGGAGCAGATCACCGGCTTCGACGAACTGCTCAACTCGATACTCCAGGCGCACCTCGCCCAGGTCGCCAACGCCCAGAACGAGGCGATGCGCCGGATGTCCGCCTGGGCGGCGATCCTGGCCGTCCCCACCATGGTCACCGGCGTCTACGGCATGAACTTCGCGTACATGCCGGAGAAGAACTGGACCTTCGGCTATCCGCTGGTGATGGCCGTGATGGTGGGGGTCTGCTGGCTGATGCACCGCGGCTTCAAGCGGAACGGCTGGTTGTAG
- a CDS encoding helix-turn-helix transcriptional regulator: MSETSARLLNLLSLLQTPREWPGRELAERLRVTTRTIRRDIERLRELGYPVHATLGADGGYRLAAGTAMPPLLLDDEEAVAIAVGLRSTAGHTLVGIEEASVRALAKLEQVLPARLRRRVSTLGTATVPMPGGDGPTVDPEHLTVLAAAIANHERVRFRYRVHAGEPSRRLVEPHRLVAAGRRWYLVGYDNDRDDWRIFRVDRLAEPFATGVRTPPRELPAADAGTYVRERMRGLTAGYRAVATVRGPAAEVAARLGGPAVGEVTPLDAGSCRWRSTPDSLEWLAMRLMLLGFEFTVHEPAELTAYVRDLGGRAVRAAGAGATDDAAGPSGGNTPGG, encoded by the coding sequence ATGAGTGAGACGTCGGCACGCCTGCTGAATCTGCTGTCCCTGCTCCAGACGCCCCGGGAGTGGCCCGGCCGGGAGTTGGCCGAGCGGCTGCGGGTCACCACCCGCACCATCCGCCGCGACATCGAGCGGCTGCGCGAGCTGGGGTATCCGGTGCACGCCACGCTGGGCGCCGACGGCGGCTACCGGCTGGCCGCCGGCACCGCCATGCCGCCGCTGCTGCTGGACGACGAGGAGGCGGTGGCCATCGCGGTGGGCCTGCGCTCGACCGCCGGGCACACCCTCGTCGGCATCGAGGAGGCGTCGGTGCGGGCGCTGGCCAAACTGGAGCAGGTGCTCCCGGCCCGGCTGCGGCGCCGGGTCAGTACCCTGGGCACCGCCACCGTCCCGATGCCCGGCGGCGACGGCCCGACCGTCGACCCGGAGCACCTGACGGTGCTGGCCGCGGCGATCGCCAACCACGAGCGGGTGCGCTTCCGTTACCGGGTGCACGCGGGCGAGCCGAGCCGGCGCCTGGTGGAGCCGCACCGCCTGGTCGCGGCAGGCCGCCGCTGGTACCTGGTCGGGTACGACAACGACCGCGACGACTGGCGGATCTTCCGGGTGGACCGGCTGGCCGAGCCGTTCGCCACCGGGGTGCGGACCCCGCCGCGCGAGCTGCCGGCGGCCGACGCCGGGACGTACGTCCGGGAGCGGATGCGCGGGCTCACGGCCGGGTACCGGGCGGTGGCGACGGTGCGGGGGCCGGCGGCGGAGGTGGCCGCGCGGCTCGGCGGGCCGGCGGTGGGCGAGGTCACCCCGCTCGACGCGGGCAGCTGCCGCTGGCGCAGCACGCCGGATTCGCTGGAGTGGCTGGCGATGCGACTGATGCTGCTGGGCTTCGAGTTCACGGTCCATGAGCCAGCCGAGCTGACCGCCTACGTGCGGGACCTGGGCGGCCGGGCGGTGCGGGCGGCAGGGGCCGGGGCGACGGACGACGCGGCGGGGCCGAGCGGCGGGAATACCCCAGGGGGGTAA
- a CDS encoding heavy metal translocating P-type ATPase → MTTAIDGPVVELEIGGMTCASCAARVEKKLNRMDGVTATVNYATEKAQVTLAEGSGVATADLIATVERTGYTATVPEPPAPEPSAEDAGDGPAPADDGPLAALRQRLAVSLALAVPVVLMAMVPALQFANWQWLSLTLTAPVVVYGAWPFHRAAWTNLRHGAATMDTLISLGTLAAFGWSLWALFFGTAGTPGMTHPFALTLSRTDGGDALYLETAAGVTTFILAGRYFEARAKRRAGAALRALMELGAKDVAVLRAGREVRVPVGQLAVGDRFVVRPGEKIATDGRVVEGSSAVDAALLTGESAPVEVAPGDTVTGATVNAGGRLVVEATRIGADTQLARMAKLVTDAQNGKAAAQRLADKISAVFVPVVIALALGTLAGWLATGHGAVAAFTAAVAVLIIACPCALGLATPTALMVGTGRGAQLGILLKGPEVLETTRTVDTVLLDKTGTVTTGAMALTDVHLADGVTRAQALRLAGALEHSSEHPIARAVAGAAQEAEPSGALPVPEDFAGVPGLGVRGTVEGHAVLVGRERLLADRGQPLPPALAAAKDAAERAGRTAIAVGWDGAARAVLVVSDAVRPTSAEAVRRLRALGLTPVLLTGDHRALAESVAAEVGIDEVIAEVLPEDKVAVVERLQAEGRSVAMVGDGVNDAAALATADLGLAMGTGTDAAIEAGDLTLVRGDLRTAADAIRLARATLGTIRTNLFWAFGYNVAALPLAAAGLLNPMIAGAAMACSSVFVVGNSLRLRRFRALR, encoded by the coding sequence ATGACCACCGCGATCGACGGGCCCGTCGTCGAGCTGGAGATCGGCGGGATGACCTGCGCCTCGTGCGCGGCCCGCGTCGAGAAGAAGCTCAACCGCATGGACGGGGTCACCGCCACCGTCAACTACGCCACCGAGAAGGCGCAGGTGACGCTCGCGGAGGGCAGCGGCGTGGCCACCGCCGACCTGATCGCCACCGTGGAGCGGACCGGCTACACCGCCACCGTCCCCGAGCCGCCCGCCCCGGAGCCGTCCGCCGAGGACGCCGGCGACGGCCCGGCCCCGGCGGACGACGGCCCGCTCGCCGCCCTCCGGCAGCGCCTCGCGGTCTCCCTGGCGCTCGCCGTCCCGGTGGTCCTGATGGCGATGGTCCCCGCGCTGCAGTTCGCCAACTGGCAGTGGCTCTCGCTGACTTTGACCGCCCCCGTGGTGGTGTACGGGGCGTGGCCCTTCCACCGCGCCGCCTGGACCAACCTCCGGCACGGCGCGGCCACCATGGACACCCTGATCTCCCTGGGCACCCTCGCCGCCTTCGGCTGGTCGCTGTGGGCGCTGTTCTTCGGGACGGCGGGCACGCCCGGGATGACCCACCCCTTCGCGCTGACGCTGTCCCGTACGGACGGCGGCGACGCCCTCTACCTGGAGACCGCGGCCGGCGTCACCACCTTCATCCTGGCCGGCCGTTACTTCGAGGCCCGCGCCAAGCGCCGGGCCGGCGCCGCGCTGCGCGCCCTGATGGAGCTGGGCGCGAAGGACGTCGCCGTCCTCCGGGCCGGCCGCGAGGTGCGCGTCCCGGTGGGTCAACTGGCCGTCGGCGACCGCTTCGTGGTCCGTCCCGGGGAGAAGATCGCCACCGACGGGCGGGTGGTGGAGGGCTCCTCCGCCGTGGACGCCGCGCTGCTGACCGGGGAGTCGGCGCCCGTGGAGGTGGCCCCCGGCGACACCGTCACCGGCGCCACCGTCAACGCCGGCGGCCGGCTGGTCGTCGAGGCCACCCGGATCGGCGCGGACACCCAACTCGCTCGTATGGCCAAGCTGGTGACGGACGCGCAGAACGGCAAGGCGGCGGCCCAGCGGCTCGCCGACAAGATCTCCGCGGTCTTCGTCCCGGTCGTCATCGCGCTCGCCCTGGGCACCCTCGCCGGCTGGCTCGCCACCGGGCACGGCGCGGTGGCCGCCTTCACCGCGGCGGTCGCGGTGCTGATCATCGCCTGCCCGTGCGCGCTGGGCCTGGCGACCCCGACGGCGCTGATGGTCGGCACCGGCCGCGGCGCCCAGCTCGGCATCCTCCTCAAGGGCCCGGAAGTCCTGGAGACCACCCGCACCGTCGACACCGTCCTCCTGGACAAGACCGGCACCGTCACCACCGGCGCGATGGCCCTGACCGACGTGCACCTGGCCGACGGCGTGACCCGCGCGCAGGCGCTGCGGCTGGCCGGCGCGCTGGAGCACTCCTCCGAGCACCCCATCGCCCGGGCCGTCGCCGGCGCCGCCCAGGAGGCCGAGCCCTCCGGCGCCCTCCCGGTGCCCGAGGACTTCGCCGGCGTCCCCGGCCTCGGGGTCCGCGGCACCGTCGAGGGGCACGCCGTCCTCGTCGGCCGGGAGCGGCTGCTGGCCGACCGCGGTCAGCCGCTGCCGCCCGCGCTGGCCGCCGCCAAGGACGCGGCCGAGCGGGCCGGGCGCACCGCGATCGCGGTCGGCTGGGACGGCGCCGCCCGCGCCGTGCTGGTGGTCTCCGACGCGGTCCGGCCCACCAGCGCCGAGGCGGTCCGCCGACTGCGCGCCCTGGGGCTGACCCCGGTCCTGCTCACCGGCGACCATCGCGCGCTCGCCGAGTCGGTCGCCGCGGAGGTCGGCATCGACGAGGTGATCGCCGAGGTGCTGCCCGAGGACAAGGTCGCCGTCGTCGAGCGCCTCCAGGCCGAGGGCCGCTCGGTCGCCATGGTCGGCGACGGCGTCAACGACGCGGCCGCGCTGGCCACCGCCGACCTCGGCCTGGCGATGGGCACCGGCACCGACGCCGCCATCGAGGCCGGCGACCTCACCCTGGTCCGCGGCGACCTGCGCACCGCAGCGGACGCCATCCGGCTGGCCCGAGCCACCCTCGGCACCATCCGCACCAACCTCTTCTGGGCGTTCGGCTACAACGTCGCCGCGCTGCCGCTGGCCGCCGCCGGCCTGCTCAACCCGATGATCGCCGGCGCCGCGATGGCCTGCTCCTCGGTCTTCGTCGTCGGCAACAGCCTCCGCCTGCGGCGCTTTCGCGCGCTGCGCTGA